The Flavobacterium sp. HJ-32-4 genome contains a region encoding:
- a CDS encoding DNA replication/repair protein RecF, which yields MYLKRISLLNYKNFPEKTFEFDNRINCFVGPNGTGKSNVLDAVYHLAVGKSYFNPLSVQNIRHGEDFFVVEGDFEIDGRAEHVVCSLKKGQKKALKRNGKLYEKFSEHIGLIPIVMVSPADRDLITEGSEERRKFVDGVVSQLDPDYLRHLIHYQKILVQRNALLKYFALNHTFDSETLAIYNEQLSALAQPIYEKRRAFLEAFIPIFEHHHRQITGAAESVRLTYESPLAAKPLLALLEESLSKDRVLQYTSTGIHRDDLAFSIDHHPIRKFGSQGQQKSFLIALKLAQFDFLKKQCDRMPILLFDDIFDKLDENRVGRIIEMVNQDDFGQLFISDTHPDRTEAIVRKTGQSYKIFSL from the coding sequence ATGTACCTCAAACGCATTTCTTTACTGAATTACAAGAACTTCCCGGAAAAGACGTTCGAGTTCGACAACCGTATCAACTGTTTCGTCGGACCGAATGGCACCGGAAAAAGCAATGTGCTCGACGCCGTCTACCATCTGGCGGTGGGCAAAAGTTATTTTAACCCGCTGTCGGTGCAGAATATCCGCCATGGTGAGGACTTTTTTGTGGTGGAAGGCGACTTCGAAATCGACGGCCGCGCCGAACACGTCGTCTGCAGCCTGAAGAAGGGCCAGAAGAAGGCCCTGAAACGGAACGGTAAGCTTTATGAGAAGTTTTCGGAACACATCGGGTTGATTCCTATCGTGATGGTATCACCCGCCGACCGCGACCTCATCACGGAAGGCAGCGAAGAACGCCGCAAATTCGTCGATGGCGTGGTGTCGCAGTTGGATCCCGATTATCTCCGGCACCTCATCCACTACCAGAAAATACTGGTGCAGCGCAATGCACTATTGAAGTATTTCGCCCTCAACCACACGTTCGATAGCGAGACCTTAGCTATTTATAACGAGCAGCTTTCCGCACTGGCGCAGCCTATCTACGAAAAACGCCGCGCTTTCCTTGAGGCATTCATTCCCATTTTCGAGCACCACCACCGGCAAATCACCGGGGCGGCCGAATCGGTGCGACTGACCTATGAGAGTCCACTGGCAGCGAAACCGCTTTTGGCGTTATTGGAAGAATCCCTTTCCAAAGACCGCGTGCTGCAATACACCAGTACCGGCATCCATCGCGACGACCTGGCCTTTTCCATCGACCATCATCCCATCCGGAAGTTTGGATCGCAGGGACAACAGAAGTCGTTTCTCATCGCCCTCAAGCTCGCGCAGTTCGACTTCCTGAAAAAACAGTGCGACCGGATGCCCATCCTCCTCTTCGACGACATCTTCGACAAACTCGATGAAAACCGGGTGGGACGTATCATTGAAATGGTGAACCAAGACGATTTCGGGCAACTCTTCATCTCCGATACCCATCCGGATCGCACCGAGGCGATTGTGCGTAAAACCGGGCAATCCTACAAGATATTTTCGCTCTAA
- a CDS encoding rhomboid family intramembrane serine protease translates to MTPVVKQLLILNIIMFVGCGLIENADSWFALYYVENPAFKIWQVVTHMFMHGSVMHIAFNMFALYSFGGYLEHFWGARRFTFFYLSCGLGAALVHTLANGYFFHEGLDLLLQNGFAKKDIIELLSNGEYDKRWTDVLGRDGLDRFAGAFVSPAVGASGAIYGLLAAFALMFPNAELFIMFIPIPVKAKYVVPGLIALDVLGGVSNYSVMGSNVAHFAHIGGAIFGVIIMWAWRNNKYNHRRWN, encoded by the coding sequence ATGACGCCCGTCGTTAAACAGTTGTTGATCCTGAATATCATCATGTTCGTAGGATGTGGCCTGATAGAGAATGCCGACAGTTGGTTTGCCCTCTATTATGTTGAGAATCCGGCATTCAAGATCTGGCAGGTGGTAACACATATGTTCATGCATGGTAGTGTCATGCACATCGCCTTCAACATGTTTGCGCTTTATTCGTTCGGGGGATATCTTGAACATTTTTGGGGTGCCCGACGTTTTACGTTCTTTTATCTCTCGTGTGGATTAGGAGCGGCGTTAGTCCATACGCTTGCAAATGGCTATTTTTTCCACGAAGGACTCGACCTTCTGCTGCAGAATGGATTCGCCAAGAAAGATATAATTGAACTGCTTTCTAATGGCGAGTACGATAAGCGATGGACAGACGTTCTGGGGAGGGACGGACTCGACCGGTTTGCGGGCGCATTCGTGAGTCCTGCAGTCGGCGCATCTGGAGCTATATATGGGTTGCTAGCGGCCTTTGCGCTCATGTTTCCCAATGCAGAGTTGTTCATAATGTTCATTCCGATACCTGTCAAGGCTAAGTATGTAGTTCCCGGGTTGATTGCCCTTGATGTGCTGGGAGGTGTTTCCAACTATAGCGTCATGGGATCGAATGTCGCGCACTTTGCCCATATTGGCGGTGCGATTTTCGGGGTCATCATTATGTGGGCTTGGCGCAATAACAAGTATAATCACAGACGCTGGAACTGA
- a CDS encoding rhomboid family intramembrane serine protease, which produces MSIYKDLKMEYRFGGTPERVMYWNVGIFLASIALFYQFRSFVFVFPDWLQLVGYIDTLWLRPWTLVTYAFLHASFLHLLFNMLTLFFAARIFTTFFNGRQFLGLYLLSAIFSGLVFVLTFYLTGSVGNMVGASGAIMAVLLAATTYQPLMSIRLMLIGYVKLWHIAAVLLLVDLLQLHDPNFGGHIAHLAGAFFGFLYIRLLQRGIDLSRFMLLFESGGWEWLKPAKKRPFRQVHTNPKAPRPTAKPAKDRHQQQIDDILDKISKSGYDSLTKEEKEFLFKAGNP; this is translated from the coding sequence ATGTCGATCTACAAAGACCTTAAAATGGAGTATCGTTTCGGTGGCACACCGGAACGCGTGATGTACTGGAATGTCGGTATTTTTCTGGCATCGATTGCCCTGTTCTACCAGTTCCGAAGCTTCGTATTTGTCTTTCCCGACTGGCTTCAGCTCGTAGGATATATCGATACCTTATGGCTTCGTCCGTGGACATTGGTGACCTATGCCTTCCTGCATGCGTCGTTCCTCCACCTGCTGTTCAATATGCTGACGCTGTTTTTCGCGGCGCGCATTTTTACGACCTTTTTCAATGGACGGCAGTTTCTCGGATTGTATTTGTTGTCCGCTATTTTCAGTGGACTCGTGTTCGTGCTGACCTTCTACCTCACAGGCAGCGTGGGGAATATGGTCGGGGCGTCGGGTGCCATCATGGCGGTGTTGCTGGCCGCGACGACGTATCAGCCGTTGATGTCGATTCGCCTGATGCTGATTGGGTATGTCAAACTCTGGCACATTGCGGCGGTTCTGTTACTGGTTGATTTGCTGCAATTGCACGATCCGAATTTTGGCGGGCATATCGCGCATTTGGCAGGTGCGTTCTTTGGTTTCCTTTACATACGCCTGCTACAGCGTGGCATCGATTTGTCGCGTTTCATGCTGCTTTTTGAATCGGGTGGATGGGAATGGCTCAAGCCGGCAAAGAAACGTCCGTTCCGGCAGGTGCACACCAATCCGAAGGCGCCGCGCCCAACGGCCAAACCCGCGAAAGATCGCCATCAGCAACAAATCGACGATATCCTCGACAAAATCAGCAAATCGGGATACGACAGTTTGACGAAAGAAGAGAAGGAATTCCTTTTTAAGGCCGGAAATCCGTAA
- the ribH gene encoding 6,7-dimethyl-8-ribityllumazine synthase: MATANKNLSEYDKTSIPNANDFRFGIVVSGWNETVTEGLFNGCKAALLDCGAREENIIRWDVPGSFELIYGSKRMIDVHQPDAVISIGCVIKGETMHFEFVCEGVTQGIKDLNILTDTPVIFCVLTDNNLQQSLDRSGGSHGNKGTEAGITAIRMAALKRQTQPRKSVQGFR; encoded by the coding sequence ATGGCAACCGCAAATAAAAACTTGTCGGAATACGACAAGACTTCAATCCCAAATGCGAATGATTTTCGGTTTGGGATTGTTGTTTCAGGCTGGAACGAAACCGTCACCGAAGGACTCTTTAATGGCTGTAAAGCAGCGCTGCTCGACTGTGGTGCCCGCGAAGAAAATATCATCCGCTGGGATGTGCCGGGTAGCTTCGAACTCATCTACGGTTCGAAACGGATGATCGATGTGCACCAACCGGATGCCGTGATTTCCATCGGTTGTGTCATCAAAGGCGAGACCATGCACTTCGAGTTTGTGTGCGAAGGGGTTACCCAAGGTATCAAAGACCTGAACATCCTGACCGACACCCCCGTGATTTTCTGTGTGCTGACCGACAACAACCTTCAGCAGTCGTTAGACCGCAGTGGGGGTTCGCACGGCAACAAAGGCACGGAGGCAGGTATTACCGCCATCCGCATGGCGGCCCTGAAACGCCAGACACAGCCACGCAAATCGGTGCAGGGTTTCCGATAA
- a CDS encoding DUF2461 domain-containing protein, whose protein sequence is MLSQAALDFLRDLKQNNHRDWFISQKKRYDAYKKEYLQLAADLLAALQAFDPSLETLEPKDCTFRINRDIRFSADKSPYKTHMGLWFSGGSKIHNRPGYYIQIEDGNAFVAGGLYQPDAEELRKIRREIAFFHDDLEAVIADGDFQSVFGGLSPENALKTAPKGYEKDHPAIEFLKLKSFVATATFPVGDVLKKDFVSKTAQKLRALKPLNDFIDRALEESED, encoded by the coding sequence ATGCTCTCCCAAGCCGCCCTCGACTTTCTCCGCGACCTCAAGCAAAACAACCACCGCGACTGGTTCATCAGCCAGAAAAAGCGCTACGACGCCTATAAAAAGGAATACCTGCAACTGGCGGCTGACCTGCTGGCCGCGCTCCAGGCGTTCGACCCAAGCCTCGAAACGCTCGAACCCAAAGACTGCACCTTCCGGATCAACCGCGACATCCGGTTCTCTGCGGATAAATCGCCCTATAAAACCCACATGGGACTCTGGTTCTCGGGCGGATCCAAAATACACAACCGCCCCGGCTATTACATCCAGATCGAGGACGGAAATGCGTTCGTCGCAGGAGGCTTGTACCAGCCCGATGCCGAAGAACTCCGCAAAATCCGACGTGAAATCGCCTTCTTCCACGACGACCTGGAAGCCGTCATTGCCGATGGGGATTTTCAGTCGGTATTCGGAGGCCTTAGCCCCGAAAATGCCCTGAAAACAGCACCCAAAGGCTACGAAAAAGACCATCCCGCGATCGAATTCCTCAAACTGAAGAGCTTCGTTGCCACCGCAACGTTTCCGGTGGGTGACGTATTAAAAAAGGATTTCGTTTCGAAAACCGCCCAGAAACTGCGGGCCCTGAAACCGCTGAACGATTTCATTGACCGCGCACTCGAAGAATCAGAAGACTAA
- a CDS encoding tol-pal system YbgF family protein, whose amino-acid sequence MATYNKRGYKAPKPKEEKVEDTFVEEVQVDEKDSTTAGVFNALDATASKTEQWVEKNQKIIFGVVGVIAVAALGWVLYGKFIVEPKETDAAEQMFRAQQNFVEATNGTKADSLYALSLKDAEGKPGFPAIAEDYSGTKSANLAHYAAGIAYLQTGKFDQAIEQLEQFKSDDETLGPLAQGAIGDAYAEKKDLNKALEYYQKAIDMKKDNKFIAARFKMKAGKAELALGNKSKALEYFTDIKENYPTSAEAQGVDAFMGLAQ is encoded by the coding sequence ATGGCAACCTATAACAAGAGAGGATACAAAGCACCAAAGCCGAAGGAGGAAAAAGTAGAGGATACGTTCGTAGAGGAAGTACAGGTCGACGAAAAAGACAGTACGACCGCCGGCGTGTTCAATGCGCTTGATGCCACCGCCAGCAAAACCGAGCAGTGGGTTGAGAAAAACCAGAAGATTATCTTCGGTGTGGTAGGTGTAATTGCCGTCGCTGCGTTGGGTTGGGTACTGTATGGTAAGTTCATCGTTGAGCCGAAAGAGACAGATGCAGCCGAGCAGATGTTCCGCGCCCAGCAGAATTTCGTAGAGGCAACCAACGGTACGAAAGCCGACTCACTTTACGCGCTTTCCCTGAAAGACGCCGAAGGCAAGCCCGGTTTTCCCGCCATTGCGGAAGATTACTCCGGTACGAAATCGGCGAATCTGGCGCACTATGCCGCCGGTATCGCGTACCTCCAAACCGGTAAGTTCGACCAGGCCATCGAGCAACTCGAGCAGTTCAAGTCAGACGACGAAACGCTTGGGCCATTGGCGCAGGGTGCAATCGGTGATGCGTATGCTGAGAAAAAAGACCTGAACAAGGCGTTGGAATACTACCAAAAAGCCATCGATATGAAGAAGGACAACAAATTCATCGCGGCCCGCTTCAAAATGAAAGCAGGTAAGGCGGAGTTGGCCCTCGGCAACAAATCGAAAGCACTCGAGTATTTTACCGATATCAAAGAAAACTATCCGACATCTGCGGAAGCGCAGGGCGTCGATGCCTTCATGGGGCTTGCACAGTAA
- a CDS encoding rhodanese-like domain-containing protein — translation MKHFVLLYLTFLVAVGCTGQTDALPAKAFAEQLAGTPNPQLLDVRTPEEFQSGHIDGARMANWNGPEFEAIAPSLDKKQPVFVYCLSGSRSARAAKKLKEMGFSTVYDLQGGYLKWEAEGLAGAPQSTVPVGICPQEYGDAIQSGKVLVNFYAEWCAPCQKMKPFMERLAAQEGTLKVMRLNADEHKTMVRELKVSELPALFLYQDGKLTWTHTGYISEDELKKHL, via the coding sequence ATGAAACACTTCGTCCTGCTATACCTTACCTTCCTGGTAGCAGTCGGATGCACCGGACAAACCGACGCGCTTCCGGCAAAAGCCTTCGCCGAACAACTCGCCGGCACGCCGAATCCCCAATTGCTTGACGTACGGACTCCCGAAGAATTCCAGTCGGGCCATATAGACGGTGCCCGCATGGCGAATTGGAACGGACCCGAATTCGAAGCCATCGCACCATCCCTCGATAAAAAACAACCCGTTTTTGTGTATTGTCTCAGCGGTAGCCGAAGCGCCCGTGCCGCCAAGAAACTGAAGGAAATGGGCTTTTCGACCGTATACGACCTGCAGGGCGGCTACCTCAAATGGGAAGCGGAAGGCCTTGCCGGTGCCCCCCAGTCGACCGTGCCGGTGGGCATTTGCCCGCAGGAATATGGCGATGCCATCCAATCGGGAAAAGTATTGGTCAACTTCTACGCCGAATGGTGCGCCCCCTGCCAAAAGATGAAACCTTTCATGGAACGCCTGGCCGCGCAGGAAGGGACGCTCAAAGTCATGCGCCTGAACGCCGATGAACACAAAACCATGGTGCGCGAACTGAAAGTATCGGAACTGCCTGCCCTTTTCCTTTACCAGGATGGAAAACTCACCTGGACGCATACCGGTTATATCTCGGAAGACGAACTCAAAAAACACCTTTGA
- a CDS encoding endonuclease/exonuclease/phosphatase family protein, with the protein MKQLSWPNRIVFFLNIILAILTFVAYFFPFLAPKVFPLLSVFTLILPLLLILNVLFFGWWAMQFRRQVLLSGIVLLLGMTFISKFYKFGSADYDSQEGDFKVMSYNVRLFNKFEWSEKTTVPVEISDFVKEHQPDILCIQEYSGMADFDISAFPYKYVAMHGVRIATGQAIFSKYRIIGKGEIPFPDTSNSAIYADVVKGNDTIRVYNMHLQSIKISPDVHEIEEDVNGINQKKSQMMLRRMSNAFRRQQVQAEMLREHRAEWTHKLLICGDMNNSAFSYVYRTIRGDLNDTFEEAGSGFGKSYDFKYYPARIDYIFSDPSYEVRSFRNFPEIQDSDHFPILAVLTDKKV; encoded by the coding sequence ATGAAACAGCTTTCGTGGCCCAACAGAATCGTCTTTTTCCTCAATATTATATTGGCGATCCTGACCTTCGTTGCCTATTTTTTTCCGTTCCTGGCTCCGAAGGTGTTTCCGTTGCTGTCGGTTTTCACCCTTATCCTGCCGCTGCTGTTGATACTGAACGTACTGTTTTTCGGTTGGTGGGCGATGCAATTCCGCAGGCAGGTCCTCCTTTCCGGCATCGTGCTGTTGCTCGGGATGACGTTCATCAGCAAGTTCTATAAGTTTGGATCGGCCGACTATGATTCGCAGGAAGGCGACTTCAAAGTCATGAGTTATAACGTCCGTCTTTTCAACAAGTTTGAATGGTCGGAGAAGACGACCGTTCCGGTTGAAATCTCAGATTTTGTAAAAGAACACCAACCCGATATCCTTTGCATTCAGGAATATTCGGGTATGGCCGACTTCGACATCTCAGCATTTCCTTATAAGTATGTCGCCATGCACGGGGTGCGGATCGCCACCGGGCAGGCCATTTTTTCCAAATACCGGATCATAGGAAAAGGTGAAATCCCGTTTCCGGATACGTCGAACAGCGCGATTTACGCCGATGTGGTCAAAGGAAACGACACCATCCGGGTCTATAACATGCACCTGCAATCGATCAAGATCAGTCCGGATGTGCATGAAATAGAGGAAGACGTAAACGGTATCAATCAGAAGAAGTCGCAGATGATGCTCCGTCGCATGAGCAATGCCTTTCGCCGCCAACAGGTGCAGGCCGAGATGCTGCGCGAACATCGTGCCGAGTGGACGCACAAACTCCTGATTTGCGGCGACATGAACAACAGTGCGTTCTCGTATGTCTACCGCACCATCCGGGGCGACCTGAACGATACGTTTGAAGAAGCTGGGAGTGGTTTTGGGAAAAGCTATGATTTTAAGTACTATCCGGCCCGGATCGACTACATTTTCTCCGACCCTTCGTATGAGGTGAGAAGTTTCCGGAACTTCCCTGAAATCCAGGATTCCGACCATTTTCCCATCCTGGCGGTATTGACGGACAAAAAGGTATAG
- the mutL gene encoding DNA mismatch repair endonuclease MutL — translation MSSIIQLLPDHVANQIAAGEVVQRPASVVKELLENAVDARSTEIRLVVKDAGKSLIQVIDNGVGMSVTDARLCFERHATSKIRVAEDLFALHTKGFRGEALASIAAIAHVELKTKQEQEELGTHLVIEGSRFVSQEMAVVPKGTSFAVKNLFFNIPARRNFLKSDTVEQRHIIDEFQRVALAHPSIHFSLHHNGHEVFNLPASNLRQRIVGVFGGKTNERIVPTSEQTEIVNLQGFVGKPEFAKKGRGEQFFFVNDRFIRSGYLHHAVMAAYEGLIKEGCQPSYFLYLDVPPHTIDINIHPTKTEIKFDDEHALYAILRSAIKHSLGQFNVAPVLDFERDPNLDTPYHFKDAEAVLPTIEVDQAFNPFGETRPAKATSSSSSYRKEPAPQWQSLYADLKHDTEVVSAAFPDVQFESEEVTPSLFNEDETTGTTRTYQVHRKYIVSPIKSGMVILDQQRAHQRILYEQFLASITLQQASSQQLLFPLPLYFSNVELELLRELEPSLRNTGFIFESFEEDHVVISGLPVNVAESETSIVLEELLADLQQDVPDTHFSQSDGIAKSMARSLAVKTGTVLSEKEQENLVNSLFACKEPSVSPFHKPTFITLRVEDLDKRFAI, via the coding sequence ATGTCGAGCATCATCCAGCTTTTACCGGATCACGTTGCCAACCAGATCGCGGCAGGAGAGGTCGTCCAGCGGCCGGCATCCGTCGTGAAGGAATTGCTTGAAAATGCCGTTGATGCCCGGTCTACAGAGATTCGTTTGGTGGTAAAAGACGCCGGCAAGTCGCTGATCCAGGTCATCGACAATGGAGTGGGTATGAGCGTGACCGATGCGCGGCTGTGTTTTGAACGACATGCGACATCAAAGATACGGGTGGCGGAAGATCTTTTCGCCCTTCATACCAAAGGATTCAGGGGGGAAGCACTGGCTTCGATCGCAGCGATTGCACACGTGGAACTGAAGACAAAGCAGGAGCAGGAAGAGCTCGGCACCCATCTCGTCATCGAAGGAAGCCGTTTCGTATCGCAGGAAATGGCGGTGGTGCCCAAAGGAACATCCTTCGCTGTAAAAAACCTCTTTTTCAATATTCCCGCCCGACGCAACTTCCTGAAATCGGATACGGTCGAGCAACGGCACATCATCGACGAGTTCCAGCGGGTGGCGTTGGCGCATCCGTCGATTCATTTCAGCCTCCACCACAACGGTCATGAGGTGTTCAACCTGCCGGCTTCCAACCTGCGGCAACGCATCGTAGGTGTATTTGGGGGTAAAACCAATGAGCGGATCGTACCGACGTCCGAGCAGACTGAAATCGTGAACCTACAGGGGTTTGTAGGTAAGCCGGAGTTTGCGAAAAAGGGCCGGGGCGAGCAGTTTTTCTTTGTGAACGACCGTTTCATCCGCAGCGGCTACCTCCACCATGCGGTTATGGCGGCTTATGAAGGATTGATTAAGGAAGGATGCCAGCCCTCGTATTTCCTCTATCTGGATGTCCCACCGCATACCATCGACATCAATATCCATCCGACAAAAACGGAAATCAAGTTTGACGATGAACATGCGCTGTACGCTATATTGCGTTCGGCGATCAAGCATAGCCTCGGACAGTTTAACGTAGCACCGGTATTGGACTTTGAGCGCGATCCGAATCTGGATACGCCCTATCATTTCAAGGATGCGGAGGCCGTATTGCCCACGATCGAGGTCGACCAGGCGTTCAACCCCTTCGGGGAAACACGTCCGGCCAAAGCGACATCTTCGTCTTCTTCCTATCGCAAAGAACCGGCGCCCCAGTGGCAGTCGTTGTATGCCGACCTCAAGCACGACACCGAAGTCGTATCGGCGGCATTTCCGGATGTGCAGTTCGAGTCGGAGGAAGTCACACCGTCGCTTTTCAACGAAGACGAAACCACCGGAACGACCCGCACGTATCAGGTGCACCGGAAATACATCGTCAGTCCGATAAAGTCGGGCATGGTCATACTCGACCAGCAACGGGCCCACCAGCGGATTCTGTATGAGCAGTTTCTCGCCAGTATCACGCTGCAACAGGCATCGAGCCAGCAGTTGCTGTTTCCGTTACCGCTCTATTTTTCCAACGTCGAACTCGAATTGTTACGGGAACTCGAACCGTCGCTCCGCAATACCGGATTTATCTTCGAGTCGTTTGAGGAAGACCATGTGGTGATTTCGGGCCTTCCGGTCAATGTGGCGGAGAGTGAGACCTCGATCGTATTGGAGGAACTCCTGGCCGACTTACAACAAGACGTACCCGACACCCATTTCAGCCAGAGTGACGGCATCGCCAAATCGATGGCGCGCAGCCTGGCGGTGAAGACCGGCACGGTATTGTCGGAAAAAGAACAGGAAAATTTGGTAAACAGCCTTTTCGCATGCAAGGAACCGTCGGTTTCGCCGTTTCATAAACCAACCTTCATCACCTTACGGGTGGAGGATTTAGATAAACGTTTCGCTATATGA